One Sulfuricurvum sp. DNA window includes the following coding sequences:
- a CDS encoding 3-isopropylmalate dehydratase large subunit, with protein MRQTITEKIFSEHVGHPVYAGEIVRSPIDMVIGNDITTPISIKAFEDSGATALANPDGFSIVLDHFIPAKDIASANQARISRDFAKKHSMKNFFDEKDMGIEHALLPEKGLVVPGDVIIGADSHTCTHGALGAFSTGMGSTDLAFAMVTGGNWFKVPESIKVILSGKPGKYTTGKDIILEVIRMIGVDGALYRTLEFVGSTIPHLTMDDRFSMCNMAIEAGAKSGIVAYDEITAEFLADKPLAREPKIHYSDADATYVQVLEIDVANLEPVIAYPFLPSNGHSLSQAVSDQIKVDQAFIGSCTNGRLSDLKIAAEILAGKRVHPDVRLIVTPGTQRIAREATKLGYMDIIIDAGGVVSNPTCGACLGGYMGILGDNEVAVATTNRNFVGRMGSRSSKVYLANSAVAAASAITGYITDPSTIK; from the coding sequence ATGCGTCAAACCATTACCGAAAAAATATTCTCCGAGCACGTCGGGCACCCCGTTTACGCGGGTGAAATCGTCCGTTCACCCATCGATATGGTTATCGGAAACGACATCACCACCCCTATCTCGATCAAAGCATTCGAAGATTCAGGGGCAACGGCTCTCGCTAATCCTGATGGATTCTCGATCGTCCTCGACCACTTTATCCCTGCCAAAGATATAGCTTCAGCTAACCAAGCACGTATCAGTCGCGATTTTGCCAAAAAACATTCGATGAAAAATTTCTTCGATGAAAAAGATATGGGGATTGAACATGCATTGCTCCCTGAAAAAGGGTTGGTAGTTCCGGGAGATGTTATCATCGGTGCCGACTCACACACCTGTACACACGGTGCGCTCGGTGCATTCTCGACAGGGATGGGCTCTACCGATTTGGCATTTGCGATGGTGACAGGGGGAAACTGGTTCAAAGTTCCTGAGTCGATCAAAGTTATCTTAAGTGGCAAACCGGGCAAATACACGACAGGTAAAGATATCATCCTCGAAGTGATCCGGATGATCGGGGTAGACGGTGCACTCTACCGCACCCTCGAATTTGTCGGAAGCACCATCCCTCACCTCACGATGGATGATCGTTTCAGTATGTGTAATATGGCGATTGAAGCGGGGGCAAAAAGCGGTATTGTTGCGTATGATGAGATTACGGCTGAATTCTTAGCCGATAAACCTCTCGCACGTGAACCAAAAATCCACTACTCTGACGCCGATGCAACCTACGTTCAGGTGCTCGAAATCGATGTGGCTAATCTCGAACCGGTTATCGCTTACCCGTTCTTACCGTCCAATGGGCATAGTCTATCTCAAGCGGTAAGCGACCAAATCAAAGTCGATCAAGCATTCATCGGAAGCTGTACCAACGGACGCCTTAGCGATCTTAAAATCGCCGCCGAAATCCTAGCGGGCAAACGTGTCCATCCGGATGTCCGTCTTATCGTCACCCCAGGAACTCAGCGTATCGCACGCGAAGCGACGAAACTCGGATATATGGACATCATCATCGATGCGGGCGGTGTTGTCTCTAACCCGACCTGCGGTGCATGTTTGGGCGGATATATGGGGATTTTAGGGGACAACGAAGTAGCTGTTGCAACAACCAATCGTAACTTCGTAGGACGCATGGGATCACGTTCATCCAAAGTCTATTTGGCGAACTCTGCCGTCGCGGCCGCTTCGGCGATCACAGGGTACATTACCGATCCTTCAACCATCAAATAA
- a CDS encoding TonB-dependent receptor produces the protein MQRIKLSMVAVIFCSSAYASETVDLGDVSITATKTTQSTFESPASVEVVSAKKIEQKSVQRADEALKDVAGVTVRSTGDHAPNSYNNQVTLRGIPGYYRTAVMVDDSPMNNAFSGGVNWSNMMVDDIQQIEVVKGPFSSLYGGNAMGGVINIITKEPTEREISVKTGYGSNNYKNGSIIYRDKITDKLGITLDYNRQQSDGYVGDLVVTKSPSNGTSGTSVFGQEASTDSTGKTVYIVGDKGNKPWWMNNAGIKLIYRFDDVSKLTFGMSYHEHKNDYDRFNTYLRDSAGNPFYSGSAQLNSTQVASMSEKDYLSGPTGEETKKYTLAYETKFMNTVKAKFKADYTEFGYWYISQSTGATSNGGAGTFTDIPNKKTYASAQFDFPLGEMNYIVIGVDTNKNELDKSVKVLPNWRDDSTTTTLNSINNGDSTTNALFLQDTIDFSEQWVLYVGGRYDTWKTKGLAESYVAPTYSLAYDTRKDSQFSPKASLVYLPTHNTTIRTSIGQAFKAPLLSDLYSSYVGSNGTLYQANSDLKPEKTTSWEIGFDQRFGTKTELKATYYVNNLTNLIYSTQVSTTLNEKRNAGKAKINGVEVEVKQELVEGINAFANFTYSDTEITQNDANPALVGKELTYMPKKQFNIGVTGKQGSWNGSLIANYMDDLYTTETNTDVVKGVYGAYESYFTADAKIGYQFTKWLNGSLAVNNIFDKEFYQYGLNAGRTVYGELAFKF, from the coding sequence ATGCAGAGAATTAAGTTATCAATGGTAGCAGTCATATTTTGTAGTAGTGCGTATGCAAGTGAAACAGTTGATTTGGGGGATGTATCGATTACAGCGACGAAAACAACGCAAAGTACATTTGAATCTCCTGCAAGTGTTGAGGTTGTGAGTGCAAAGAAAATCGAGCAAAAATCGGTTCAGCGAGCGGATGAGGCACTTAAAGATGTCGCGGGTGTTACGGTGCGCTCAACAGGGGATCACGCTCCGAACAGTTATAATAATCAAGTGACCTTACGTGGTATACCGGGGTATTACAGAACGGCTGTTATGGTGGATGATTCCCCTATGAACAATGCATTTTCTGGTGGTGTAAACTGGTCGAATATGATGGTGGATGATATTCAACAAATTGAAGTAGTTAAGGGACCTTTTTCGTCATTGTATGGCGGGAATGCTATGGGGGGTGTTATAAACATCATCACTAAAGAGCCTACAGAGAGAGAAATATCTGTAAAAACGGGTTATGGAAGCAATAATTATAAAAACGGTTCAATTATTTATCGGGATAAAATTACCGATAAACTCGGTATTACGCTCGATTATAACCGACAACAAAGTGATGGTTATGTCGGTGATTTAGTAGTAACCAAGTCTCCCTCCAATGGCACAAGCGGGACAAGTGTGTTTGGTCAAGAGGCTTCAACGGATTCGACAGGCAAAACGGTTTATATCGTAGGAGACAAAGGGAATAAACCATGGTGGATGAACAATGCGGGCATCAAGTTAATATATAGATTCGATGATGTTTCAAAGCTGACGTTCGGTATGAGCTATCATGAACATAAAAATGATTATGATCGTTTTAATACCTATTTGAGAGACAGTGCAGGAAATCCGTTTTATTCGGGAAGTGCACAATTAAATTCGACACAAGTAGCATCTATGAGTGAAAAAGATTATCTCTCAGGTCCAACCGGAGAAGAGACGAAAAAGTATACTCTTGCGTACGAAACAAAATTTATGAACACGGTCAAAGCCAAATTTAAAGCTGATTATACGGAGTTTGGATATTGGTATATTTCTCAATCTACGGGGGCAACATCGAATGGTGGGGCAGGGACATTTACTGATATTCCCAACAAAAAAACGTATGCATCGGCACAATTTGATTTTCCTCTCGGTGAAATGAACTATATCGTTATCGGTGTGGATACCAATAAAAACGAACTGGATAAATCGGTAAAAGTCTTACCGAATTGGAGAGACGATTCAACAACGACGACTTTGAACTCGATTAATAACGGGGATAGTACAACAAATGCGTTGTTTCTCCAAGATACTATAGATTTTTCTGAACAGTGGGTTTTATATGTCGGAGGTCGATACGATACATGGAAAACCAAAGGGTTAGCCGAGAGTTATGTAGCACCTACATACTCATTAGCATACGATACCCGAAAAGATTCTCAATTCAGTCCTAAAGCATCACTTGTCTATCTCCCTACACACAATACAACTATTCGAACATCAATAGGGCAAGCATTTAAAGCACCGTTATTATCCGATTTGTATTCATCGTATGTTGGTAGCAACGGTACATTGTATCAGGCAAATTCGGATCTCAAACCGGAAAAGACAACATCATGGGAGATTGGATTTGATCAACGTTTTGGTACAAAAACGGAACTAAAAGCGACCTATTATGTCAACAATCTTACAAATCTAATCTATTCAACACAGGTTAGTACGACGTTAAATGAAAAACGTAATGCAGGAAAAGCGAAAATTAATGGAGTGGAAGTAGAGGTTAAACAAGAGTTAGTAGAGGGAATTAACGCATTTGCAAATTTTACCTATAGCGATACTGAAATCACCCAAAACGATGCTAATCCTGCTTTGGTCGGTAAAGAGCTTACCTATATGCCTAAAAAACAATTCAATATCGGTGTAACGGGAAAACAAGGTTCTTGGAACGGGTCATTGATTGCAAATTATATGGATGATCTCTATACAACTGAGACAAATACTGATGTAGTCAAAGGGGTGTATGGTGCTTATGAATCCTATTTTACGGCGGATGCAAAAATAGGGTATCAGTTTACAAAATGGTTAAACGGCTCGTTGGCGGTCAATAATATTTTTGATAAAGAGTTTTATCAGTATGGGTTAAACGCGGGACGAACGGTATACGGCGAGTTGGCATTTAAATTTTAA
- a CDS encoding 4Fe-4S binding protein gives MTKNKFSLRRAVNNMNLVRFRFWFQIVAFALVVYGGYIGLDLGDKLPTFACVFNGEGTGGKCYVGELQHDLKHPLEGFMGFAGYAFLISLGMFAVWFWALNKGWCGFVCPLGTMQDWLTMLREKTKIRYSEYSWANRGKIKSIKYILLILLLLLPVMIANSVFGLPKLPNGLSMPFCDICPGRMMIPAFTGHFNQFYIDFSSKTDLVMTTLGMIITGLFLVGSFIKKRFFCYFCPMAALQYVFSKPALLKLYKDGSKCTKCGDCYRACDMDILEIADDVTSKNLVTEDCTLCLKCVAACPEEGCLEANFMGATIFESTKEGFILRMAMDQNKENHAH, from the coding sequence TTGACGAAGAATAAATTTAGTCTCCGCCGTGCTGTCAATAATATGAATTTGGTGCGGTTTCGGTTTTGGTTTCAGATAGTCGCATTTGCTTTGGTCGTTTACGGGGGATACATCGGGCTTGATTTAGGCGATAAACTTCCGACGTTTGCGTGTGTGTTTAACGGAGAGGGGACAGGGGGTAAATGTTATGTTGGAGAGCTTCAACACGATTTAAAACATCCGCTTGAGGGATTTATGGGGTTTGCGGGATATGCGTTTCTCATCTCTTTGGGGATGTTTGCGGTGTGGTTTTGGGCACTGAATAAAGGGTGGTGCGGTTTTGTCTGCCCTCTGGGGACAATGCAAGACTGGCTCACAATGTTACGCGAAAAAACAAAAATCCGTTACAGTGAATACTCATGGGCGAATCGCGGGAAGATTAAAAGTATCAAATACATTTTATTGATCTTGTTGCTACTGCTCCCCGTGATGATTGCTAACTCAGTATTTGGACTTCCGAAACTCCCGAACGGTCTTTCGATGCCGTTTTGTGATATTTGTCCCGGACGGATGATGATTCCGGCATTTACAGGTCATTTTAATCAGTTTTATATCGATTTTTCATCGAAAACGGATTTGGTGATGACGACATTGGGGATGATTATAACGGGACTGTTTTTGGTTGGAAGTTTTATCAAAAAACGGTTTTTTTGTTATTTTTGTCCAATGGCGGCATTGCAGTATGTTTTCTCGAAACCGGCATTACTCAAACTCTACAAAGACGGCTCAAAATGTACCAAATGCGGCGATTGTTACCGCGCATGCGATATGGATATCCTCGAAATCGCCGATGACGTGACGAGCAAAAATTTAGTCACCGAAGATTGTACCCTCTGTCTCAAATGTGTTGCGGCATGTCCTGAGGAGGGGTGTTTGGAAGCTAATTTTATGGGAGCTACTATTTTCGAATCGACCAAAGAGGGATTCATTCTACGGATGGCGATGGATCAAAACAAGGAGAATCATGCACACTGA
- a CDS encoding CYTH domain-containing protein → MAYEIERKFLVDISKIDTLDEGYIIKQGYIETTNKTTVRVRIRDQNAFLTIKGENNGIKRLEFEYEIPLDDANVMLEKLCLKSVIDKTRYELKVGNHVWEIDIFHGINKGLIVAEIELNDENETFDIPDWVTKEVTSERKYHNSNLILNPYSQW, encoded by the coding sequence ATGGCGTATGAAATAGAACGAAAATTTTTAGTGGATATTAGCAAAATCGATACATTAGACGAAGGTTATATCATCAAACAAGGTTATATTGAGACAACCAATAAAACTACAGTTAGGGTAAGAATTCGAGATCAAAATGCTTTTTTAACCATAAAAGGTGAAAATAATGGTATAAAAAGATTGGAATTTGAGTATGAAATACCACTGGATGATGCGAACGTGATGTTAGAAAAACTCTGTTTAAAATCTGTGATTGATAAAACACGATATGAACTAAAAGTAGGAAACCATGTATGGGAAATAGATATCTTCCATGGTATCAATAAAGGATTAATAGTCGCAGAAATAGAACTGAATGATGAAAATGAAACGTTTGATATTCCTGACTGGGTTACCAAAGAAGTAACTAGTGAGCGTAAATATCACAATTCTAATCTTATTCTCAATCCCTATTCACAATGGTGA
- a CDS encoding acyl-CoA dehydratase activase: MRYFVGIDIGSTAIKISVADENKNLVGHKISASGSMFYKYAQEALAELLKELGIDESEVVYTVATGYGRKLFKEADENISEITANAIGAQQAAKSYGNIKTIINIGGQDSKAISLDAEGNVVNFAMNDRCAAGTGKFLDVVAMNLEIGVDELSDYHFKSKGTPLSISSTCAVFAESEIIGLLGNNHSVEDIVSGVHYSIAKRIVKLVKRVGVKENVYFDGGPALNDGLVSAIENELGHKIFVPEYPQITTSYGAAVLACDAFLSESAS, from the coding sequence ATGAGATATTTTGTAGGGATAGATATCGGCTCTACCGCGATCAAAATCAGTGTCGCGGATGAGAATAAAAACTTAGTCGGGCATAAAATCAGCGCGAGCGGGAGTATGTTTTACAAATACGCCCAAGAGGCGTTAGCAGAGCTGTTAAAAGAGTTAGGTATTGATGAGAGCGAGGTGGTCTATACGGTGGCTACGGGATATGGTCGAAAGCTTTTTAAAGAGGCGGATGAAAATATCAGTGAGATTACCGCCAATGCAATCGGTGCGCAACAAGCCGCCAAAAGTTATGGCAATATCAAAACAATCATCAACATCGGCGGACAAGACAGCAAGGCGATTTCACTGGATGCCGAGGGGAATGTGGTTAATTTCGCCATGAACGACCGTTGCGCGGCGGGGACGGGGAAATTTCTCGATGTCGTAGCGATGAATTTGGAGATAGGGGTGGATGAACTGAGTGATTATCATTTTAAATCCAAAGGGACACCGCTTTCAATCAGCAGTACGTGTGCCGTATTTGCCGAATCGGAGATTATCGGGTTGCTAGGGAATAATCACAGCGTCGAAGACATCGTCTCAGGGGTGCACTACTCTATCGCCAAACGGATTGTAAAATTGGTGAAACGGGTAGGGGTCAAAGAGAACGTCTATTTCGACGGAGGACCGGCTCTCAATGATGGGTTGGTGAGTGCTATCGAAAATGAGTTGGGGCATAAAATATTTGTCCCTGAGTATCCGCAAATCACGACATCGTACGGCGCGGCGGTGTTGGCGTGTGATGCGTTTTTGAGTGAATCAGCGAGTTAG
- a CDS encoding sulfite exporter TauE/SafE family protein, with product MEAITFFSLFIVALSYGATACMLTCMPLLSPILLANSGTRQQSLRVLLPISLGRISGYIFLSLIAYAGASMVKSILSDTALMGYLLGSITIILAGRLWFSLKASSSCCSTSPHTPQGQIPLFITGALLSMSLCAPVITMMALSASSHSLVWAIAYGAVFGLGATLLWFLFFSVVLTRILKESLIHLSRYRNFLQHAAPILLAGVGIAIFTGWIHL from the coding sequence ATGGAAGCTATAACATTTTTCTCCCTTTTTATCGTCGCTCTCTCCTATGGGGCAACCGCGTGTATGCTCACTTGTATGCCGTTGTTATCGCCGATTCTTTTAGCAAACAGCGGTACACGTCAACAAAGCCTCCGCGTGTTGCTCCCTATTAGCCTAGGGCGGATTAGCGGATATATTTTTCTCTCCCTTATCGCCTACGCGGGTGCGAGCATGGTTAAATCGATTCTCAGCGATACCGCTCTCATGGGATACTTGCTCGGAAGTATCACCATTATCCTCGCGGGGCGGTTATGGTTTTCACTCAAAGCCTCCTCTTCGTGTTGTTCCACCTCACCGCATACACCGCAAGGGCAGATTCCTCTGTTTATCACGGGAGCTCTTTTGTCGATGTCACTCTGCGCCCCCGTCATCACCATGATGGCACTGAGCGCATCATCGCATTCGCTTGTATGGGCGATAGCGTATGGTGCGGTATTTGGTCTTGGGGCAACACTTTTGTGGTTTCTCTTTTTCTCAGTGGTTCTCACACGGATACTCAAAGAGAGCCTGATTCACCTCTCCCGTTATCGAAATTTTCTCCAACACGCAGCTCCTATCCTCCTCGCGGGGGTCGGAATCGCTATATTTACAGGATGGATACACCTATGA
- a CDS encoding energy transducer TonB, with protein sequence MMTTARKSFFLSLMFHSLMGSLAFFVLVKMHTPPPMIKIDTKHIMVLSLADSAPKPKHQEVRDIPAEITPPTPQPIVQQPIIPKPIIPIKAQTPQPTPPIQTPVVTAPPTPIVTTPPVAQRVQNAPAAEVVQAPSKPKIDLASEKRSFYALLRNAIQKNLRYPPAARRRGMEGEVAVRFTLLNDGSIRNISVQHGEDIFHSAAKAAVGSTAGIDIPKNLNDSLPMEMDLTLEFKLTS encoded by the coding sequence ATGATGACAACTGCACGTAAATCATTTTTCCTCTCTCTCATGTTTCATTCCCTAATGGGTTCATTGGCATTTTTTGTCTTAGTCAAAATGCACACACCGCCACCGATGATAAAAATTGATACCAAACATATCATGGTTCTCTCACTGGCAGATTCGGCACCAAAACCCAAACACCAAGAGGTACGTGATATCCCCGCTGAGATTACACCCCCTACCCCTCAGCCGATAGTACAACAGCCGATTATTCCCAAACCAATCATCCCGATAAAGGCTCAAACGCCTCAACCCACCCCCCCTATCCAAACGCCGGTAGTGACAGCACCCCCAACCCCCATCGTCACGACACCGCCAGTAGCTCAACGGGTTCAAAATGCTCCCGCAGCCGAAGTGGTTCAAGCACCCTCAAAACCAAAAATCGATCTTGCATCTGAAAAACGCTCTTTTTATGCTCTGTTACGCAACGCTATCCAAAAAAATCTTCGCTACCCTCCCGCTGCACGGCGTCGTGGAATGGAGGGGGAAGTTGCGGTTCGATTTACTCTTTTAAACGATGGTTCAATCCGTAATATTTCGGTTCAGCACGGCGAAGATATTTTCCATAGCGCCGCCAAAGCAGCCGTTGGATCAACCGCCGGTATAGATATTCCTAAGAACCTCAACGACTCGTTACCGATGGAGATGGATTTAACATTAGAATTTAAGCTGACTAGCTAA
- a CDS encoding c-type cytochrome, whose translation MSSLSHQLSIFLMSLYVVTTPLSADTSGEALFKEKCSHCHLETRPSYDKINTMIAPPMMGVLFHVQQSKPTKPEAVAFISDYIINPHLSKSLCQESSIKKFGLMPSLKENLTPKEANTVAEYVYERFANKNE comes from the coding sequence ATGTCATCACTTTCACACCAACTCAGCATATTTTTGATGAGTCTTTATGTTGTAACAACACCGTTGTCTGCCGATACCTCAGGTGAAGCACTTTTCAAAGAGAAGTGCTCCCATTGTCATTTAGAAACACGACCATCCTATGATAAAATCAATACCATGATCGCACCGCCAATGATGGGAGTTTTGTTTCATGTTCAGCAATCAAAACCGACCAAACCCGAAGCCGTCGCATTTATCAGTGACTATATTATCAATCCACACCTCTCCAAATCACTTTGTCAAGAGAGCTCTATCAAGAAATTCGGTCTAATGCCCTCTTTGAAAGAGAATTTAACACCCAAAGAGGCAAACACCGTTGCGGAATATGTGTATGAGCGTTTTGCAAACAAAAACGAGTAA
- a CDS encoding TonB-dependent receptor — translation MKRITLSLAAVAFCSSVYASEAVNLGDVSVTATRTERKVIDVPASIEIITQKDIESSVARSADELLKEVSGIDFKHNIGVMSASTTNKIVMRGLGGSTEGRVLLLIDGVPMNDMYGGEVEWNRIPVSMIQRIEIVKGVSSALYGSGAMGGVINIITKNPTEKFNADVALTYGSMNTKIASLGAGGKYNDFGFIFSGDTMTSDGYNPETTANTKTYTRDKGAERNNFNGKVTYDIDPTSSIYLSGSYYDNQTTGTMSLAGYNPYHQELKNYSTGYTKKFDNHAEFSVRAFYKDEYSKYDSANTAKTAVQYQSSSTNLDQGGGLQYTLPLTDNGVLGTSTLVSGVDLRQGSINRHNFYIDGSGKDIKVQGKQQYVGLFLQDETFIGDNFIINVGGRYDTWDNYDGYNYDTSRSPNETTYAKTSTTGFSPKIGAVYHVSDSTSLRSSAGSAYRAPTLSDLYNTYVSGSLIYYGNPDLKPEKVVSYEIGLDQKIGDGKINLTAYQSYAKDFFYFVTTPPSGGYTKAQTKSNVGKVKIHGVEADFTYPLYENIQLLTNYTYNVSKIDEYIQNTALEGKYLIEVPKHKGSLTLSYSNPEWFDAKCAARYVGKRFSDDVNTVQYSSYTMYDLKLSKKIGSMVEAALEINDLFDSGYTEYYVSPGRVVYGTLKVTF, via the coding sequence ATGAAAAGAATTACATTATCATTGGCAGCAGTGGCGTTTTGCAGTAGTGTTTATGCGAGTGAAGCGGTTAATTTGGGAGATGTGTCGGTTACGGCAACACGAACGGAACGTAAAGTTATCGATGTTCCCGCGAGTATTGAAATTATTACCCAAAAAGATATTGAAAGTTCTGTTGCACGAAGTGCCGATGAGTTGCTCAAAGAGGTCTCCGGTATCGATTTTAAACACAATATCGGGGTGATGAGTGCGAGTACTACCAATAAAATTGTGATGCGCGGTTTAGGTGGTTCTACTGAGGGGCGTGTGTTACTGCTCATAGATGGTGTACCCATGAACGATATGTATGGTGGAGAGGTAGAATGGAACCGAATCCCCGTTTCGATGATTCAGCGTATCGAAATCGTCAAAGGGGTTTCATCAGCATTATACGGTTCGGGTGCTATGGGTGGTGTTATTAATATCATTACGAAAAATCCTACAGAGAAATTTAATGCCGATGTTGCACTCACTTATGGAAGTATGAATACGAAAATAGCGTCTCTGGGTGCGGGAGGGAAATATAATGATTTTGGATTTATCTTCTCCGGCGATACTATGACCAGTGATGGATACAATCCGGAAACGACAGCAAATACAAAAACATATACTCGCGACAAAGGGGCGGAACGTAACAATTTTAATGGAAAAGTGACGTACGATATCGACCCGACATCATCGATCTATCTTTCCGGTTCCTATTATGATAACCAAACAACGGGAACTATGAGTTTGGCGGGATATAACCCTTACCATCAGGAGTTAAAGAACTATTCTACCGGGTATACCAAAAAATTTGACAATCATGCAGAGTTCTCAGTACGAGCATTTTATAAAGACGAATACAGCAAATATGACTCTGCTAACACTGCTAAAACAGCGGTTCAATATCAAAGTTCCAGTACAAATCTCGATCAAGGAGGCGGGTTACAATACACCCTTCCTCTAACAGATAATGGGGTGCTCGGAACGAGTACTCTTGTTAGTGGTGTCGATTTGAGACAGGGGAGTATAAATCGTCATAATTTTTATATAGACGGCAGTGGAAAAGATATTAAAGTTCAGGGAAAACAACAATATGTTGGACTGTTTTTACAAGATGAGACATTTATCGGAGATAATTTTATTATTAACGTCGGAGGTCGTTACGATACGTGGGACAATTATGACGGATACAATTATGATACCTCTAGGTCACCAAATGAGACTACTTACGCAAAAACATCCACTACCGGATTTAGCCCAAAAATAGGGGCAGTGTACCATGTTAGTGACTCAACATCGCTTCGCTCATCAGCAGGAAGTGCTTATCGTGCACCTACCCTCTCAGATTTGTATAACACCTATGTTTCAGGATCATTAATTTACTACGGTAACCCAGATTTAAAACCTGAGAAAGTAGTGTCGTACGAGATTGGGCTTGATCAAAAGATTGGTGATGGAAAGATCAATCTTACGGCTTATCAGAGTTATGCAAAAGATTTCTTTTATTTTGTGACAACTCCACCGAGCGGAGGCTATACAAAAGCTCAAACAAAAAGCAATGTCGGAAAGGTAAAGATACACGGTGTTGAAGCGGATTTTACCTATCCGTTGTATGAGAATATTCAATTGTTGACAAATTACACGTATAACGTTTCTAAGATTGATGAATACATACAAAATACCGCATTAGAGGGTAAATATCTGATTGAAGTGCCAAAACACAAAGGGTCACTCACCCTCTCTTATAGTAATCCTGAATGGTTTGATGCGAAATGTGCTGCACGCTATGTTGGGAAACGTTTTAGCGATGATGTTAATACGGTGCAATACAGCAGTTACACTATGTATGATTTGAAGCTTTCTAAAAAAATCGGATCAATGGTTGAGGCGGCTTTGGAAATCAACGATTTGTTTGATAGTGGGTATACCGAGTATTATGTATCTCCGGGACGCGTTGTCTATGGTACGTTAAAAGTGACATTCTAA
- a CDS encoding 2-hydroxyacyl-CoA dehydratase family protein: protein MHTEHTIETSAERQNRHKAMEAISVINALREDFKSPIHSMGYFYDLFEKVYCHHQPLHEGKAKIGTMCIQIPSEIIYALDGVPIRLCNGFYTDDEIGGDLLPQKSCPLVKATVGWFASDNFSDKPDITFSPTTCDQKTKAGAIIESFGHTVIDVGFPRTKESEESRHYWRESVKSFAVKLSKFQGKKLTRSNLESAIKKVGYAQSLYHKLTEFRKNKAVPILGVDMFLVTNAFFFDKIDEWISAVEKLVVELEQRASEGVNVAGKASPRIVYTGSPPIFPNYKIPLIIEQSDAIIVADETCSSNRMFNDMVAVDEWNLYDMIDSVSDKYLKACTCPIFTQNDDRIRRIIQLVRSYNGDGVIYQAFAGCQVYEMEQRSVLAAMEKEGIPILYIESDYSPSQHGQLTTRVEAFIESLKNRKRMKK from the coding sequence ATGCACACTGAACATACGATTGAGACCTCGGCAGAGCGTCAAAACCGCCACAAAGCGATGGAGGCGATAAGCGTCATCAATGCACTCAGGGAGGATTTTAAATCCCCTATCCACAGTATGGGCTATTTTTACGATTTGTTTGAAAAAGTCTATTGTCATCACCAACCGCTCCACGAGGGGAAAGCGAAAATCGGGACGATGTGTATCCAAATCCCCTCGGAAATCATTTATGCACTTGATGGGGTGCCTATAAGATTATGTAACGGGTTTTATACCGACGATGAAATCGGCGGTGATTTATTACCGCAAAAGTCATGTCCACTGGTCAAAGCAACGGTAGGATGGTTCGCTTCGGATAATTTTTCCGATAAGCCCGACATCACTTTTTCTCCGACGACGTGTGACCAAAAGACCAAAGCGGGAGCCATCATCGAGAGTTTCGGACATACCGTGATCGATGTCGGGTTTCCCCGTACCAAAGAGAGTGAAGAGAGTCGTCACTACTGGCGCGAGAGTGTCAAAAGTTTTGCCGTGAAACTCTCTAAATTTCAGGGGAAAAAGCTGACCCGGTCCAATCTGGAGAGTGCGATCAAAAAGGTGGGGTATGCACAATCGCTCTATCATAAGCTCACCGAATTTCGAAAAAACAAAGCGGTTCCGATTTTGGGTGTCGATATGTTTTTGGTCACGAACGCTTTTTTCTTTGACAAAATAGATGAGTGGATAAGTGCGGTCGAAAAACTGGTTGTAGAGTTGGAACAACGGGCGAGTGAGGGTGTCAACGTGGCTGGAAAAGCGAGTCCGCGTATCGTCTATACCGGTTCACCGCCGATTTTCCCCAACTATAAAATCCCCCTCATTATCGAACAAAGCGATGCAATCATCGTCGCCGATGAGACGTGCAGTTCGAACCGTATGTTTAACGATATGGTGGCAGTGGATGAGTGGAATCTCTATGACATGATCGATTCGGTTTCGGATAAATATCTCAAAGCGTGTACTTGCCCGATATTCACCCAAAACGATGATCGAATCCGCAGAATCATCCAGTTGGTGCGCAGTTATAACGGTGATGGGGTGATCTATCAGGCGTTTGCAGGGTGTCAAGTGTATGAGATGGAACAACGCAGTGTCTTGGCGGCAATGGAGAAAGAGGGGATTCCGATTCTCTACATCGAGAGCGATTACAGCCCCTCACAACACGGACAACTTACGACGCGGGTTGAAGCGTTTATAGAGTCATTAAAAAATCGAAAGAGAATGAAAAAATGA